The following is a genomic window from Pseudomonas parafulva.
CGTCAATGGCAAGGTCTACGCACTGAACCGCCTCAACGGTGACGTGATCTGGGACAAGGACCTGGAAGTGCCGGTGTCCGGTGCTGTCGGCGTGGGCTACGGCCTGGTGATGATGGGCACCCTCAAAGGTGAAGTCATCGCTCTGGATGCCAGCACCGGCGAAGAGCGCTGGCGCTCGCGCGTGACCAGCGAGGTGCTGGCTCCGCCGGCCACCAACGGTGACGTGGTGGTGGTGCAGACCCAGGACGATCGTCTGGTCGGCCTGGACTTCAACACCGGCGACCGTCGCTGGATCTATGAAAGCTCGCCTGCGGTGCTGACGTTGCGTGGCACCGGCGCGCCGATCGTGACCAATCGCATGGCCGTGGCAGGTCTGTCCACCGGCAAGGTGGTCGCAGTCGATACCCAGAACGGCGTACCGGTGTGGGAGGCGCGCGTCGCCATCCCGCAAGGCCGTTCGGAACTGGAACGCGTGGTGGACATCGACGGCGGCCTGCAACTGTCCGGCGGTGTGCTCTACGTCAGCAGCTACCAGGGCCGCGTCGCTGGCCTGGACCTGGAAAGCGGTCGTGTCCTGTGGCAGCGCGATGCCTCCAGCTACGTGGGCGTCGCCCAGGGCCTGGGCAACGTGTACGTCAGCGAGGCGTCCGGCACCGTCGAGAGCATCGACGAGCGCTCGTCGTCGGCCCTGTGGAGCAACGACTCCCTGGCCCGTCGCCAACTGTCCGCGCCAGAGGTGTTCTCCAGCTATGTGGCGGTGGGCGACTTCGAGGGTTACCTGCACCTGCTCAGCCAGGTCGACGGTCGCTTCGTCGGCCGTGAGCGCATCGACAGCGACGGCCTGCGTGCCCGTCCGCTGGTGGTGGGCAACACCATCTACGTCTATGGCAACAGCGGCAAGCTCGAGGCACTGACCATCCGCTGAAGCTATGCTTGAAACCGACCTCGGTTTCAGGCTGCGGCGCAGGACGCGCCGCCCGAACTCCGGCCGCTGCCTTGCAGCGGCCTTTGCATTTTCAAGAATTCAGAGTGGAGAGCCGCATGGTTCCCGTAATCGCCCTGGTGGGACGGCCGAACGTCGGCAAATCCACCCTGTTCAACCGCCTGACCAAGACCCGCGATGCCATCGTCGGCGACCTCTCGGGCCTGACCCGTGACCGCCAGTACGGCGACGCCAGCTGGCAGGGTCGCTCCTACATTCTCATCGACACCGGCGGTATCACCGGCGACGAAGTGGGCATGGACGAGAAAATGGCCGCGCAATCGCTGATGGCCATCGAAGAAGCCGACTATGTCCTGTTCCTGGTCGATGCCCGTGCCGGCATGACCGCCGCCGACCAGATGATCGCCGAGCATCTGCGCAAGCGGAACAAGGAAGCGATCCTGGTCGCCAACAAGATCGACAACATCGACGCCGACGTCGCCCGCGCCGAGTTCTCGCCGCTGGGCATGGGCAACGCCATCCCGGTGGCCGGCTCCCAAGGGCGCGGCATCAATGGCCTGATGGAAGCTGTGTTGGGCCACATCCCGCGCGACCAGGTCGAAGAAGCGCTGGACGCTGAGGTCGCCGAGGGCGAGGAAGCGGTGCGCATTCCGGGGCCGAGCGAGAAGGATGGCATCAAGATCGCCATCATCGGTCGTCCCAACGTCGGCAAGTCCACGCTGGTCAACCGCATGCTCGGTGAAGAGCGTGTGGTGGTGTACGACCAGCCGGGCACCACGCGCGACAGCATCTACATTCCGTTCGAGCGCGATGGCGAGAAGTACACCTTCATCGACACCGCGGGCGTGCGCAAGCGTGGCAAGATCCACGAGGAAGTCGAGAAGTTCTCGGTGGTCAAGACGCTGCAGGCGATCAAGGACGCCAACGTGGTGGTGTTCGTCATGGACGCCCGTGAAGGTGTGGTCGACCACGACCTCAACCTGCTGGGCTTCGCCCTCGAAGCCGGCCGGGCCATCGTCATCGCCCTGAACAAGTGGGATGGCATGGAGTCGGGCGAGCGTGACTACGTGAAGACCGAGCTGGAGCGCCGGTTGTTCTTCGTCGATTTCGCCGATATCCACTTCATCTCCGCGCTGCACGGCACGGGCGTTGGCAACCTGTACAAGTCGGTGCAAGCCGCGTTCAAGTCGGCCGTCACCCGCTGGCCGACCAGCCGCCTGACGCAGATTCTCGAGGACGCCGTCAGCGAGCACCAGCCGCCGCTGGTCAACGGTCGCCGCATCAAGCTGCGCTATGCCCACCTCGGTGGCGCCAACCCGCCGCTGATCGTGATCCATGGCAACCAGACCGACAAGATTCCGCGTTCCTACTCGCGTTACCTGGAAAACACCTACCGCCGTGTCCTCAAGCTGGTCGGC
Proteins encoded in this region:
- the der gene encoding ribosome biogenesis GTPase Der — translated: MVPVIALVGRPNVGKSTLFNRLTKTRDAIVGDLSGLTRDRQYGDASWQGRSYILIDTGGITGDEVGMDEKMAAQSLMAIEEADYVLFLVDARAGMTAADQMIAEHLRKRNKEAILVANKIDNIDADVARAEFSPLGMGNAIPVAGSQGRGINGLMEAVLGHIPRDQVEEALDAEVAEGEEAVRIPGPSEKDGIKIAIIGRPNVGKSTLVNRMLGEERVVVYDQPGTTRDSIYIPFERDGEKYTFIDTAGVRKRGKIHEEVEKFSVVKTLQAIKDANVVVFVMDAREGVVDHDLNLLGFALEAGRAIVIALNKWDGMESGERDYVKTELERRLFFVDFADIHFISALHGTGVGNLYKSVQAAFKSAVTRWPTSRLTQILEDAVSEHQPPLVNGRRIKLRYAHLGGANPPLIVIHGNQTDKIPRSYSRYLENTYRRVLKLVGTPIRIEYKGGENPYEGNKNTLTDRQVNKKRRLMSHHKKAEKKRKDKR
- the bamB gene encoding outer membrane protein assembly factor BamB — protein: MTGWKQAAVLALAVLAAGCSSNSKKELPPAELTKFTEEVVLTKQWSRSIGDGQGEKYNLLVPAIENDRIYAADVNGKVYALNRLNGDVIWDKDLEVPVSGAVGVGYGLVMMGTLKGEVIALDASTGEERWRSRVTSEVLAPPATNGDVVVVQTQDDRLVGLDFNTGDRRWIYESSPAVLTLRGTGAPIVTNRMAVAGLSTGKVVAVDTQNGVPVWEARVAIPQGRSELERVVDIDGGLQLSGGVLYVSSYQGRVAGLDLESGRVLWQRDASSYVGVAQGLGNVYVSEASGTVESIDERSSSALWSNDSLARRQLSAPEVFSSYVAVGDFEGYLHLLSQVDGRFVGRERIDSDGLRARPLVVGNTIYVYGNSGKLEALTIR